CGTAAACCAGAAAATGCCACCAAAAAAGGGTCGATTGCGGTACTGAAAGGCAACATCGCGCCTGAAGGAGCGGTCATTAAATACGCGGCCTGTGCGCCGGATATGCACCACCATACCGGTCCTGCTCGGGTCTTTAACTCCGAAGAAGACGCTCAGCAGGCCATCATCCATAACCATATCGAACCCGGCGACGTCATTTTCATTCGCTACGAAGGCGCAAAAGGCTCTGGCGCACCGGAAATGCTGATGACTACCGATGCCATAGTGTATGACAAACGCCTCGACGGAAAAGTCGCATTGATTACCGACGGTCGTTTCTCTGGAGCGACCAGCGGGCCATGTGTCGGACACGTCTCGCCAGAAGCCGCTGATGGGGGGCCGATTGCCCTGGTGGAAGATGGTGATTTAATCGAAATGGATGTGAAAGGCCGCAAGCTCAATATTGTAGGGATCGACGGGATGCCTAAAACAGAAGAGGAAATACGCCGCTGTCTTGAAGAGCGTCGAGCAAGCTGGAAGAAACCTGATTATTCAAACCGTCGCGGCGTCTTTAAACAGTTCACCGCTAATGCAACATCATTAATGGCCGGAGCCTGGCTTAAATAATATCCCTGGCGGGCTACGGCTCGCCTGTTTTAAGGATCAATACATGACTCAGATTACGAAATTTCACGGCGTATTTCCGCCAGTTCCGACCATTGTTAATGCGCAGGGAGAGTTAGATAAAGTCGGCATGGCAACCTTGCTGGATCATCTTATTGCAAGCAAGGTCAATGGCGTATTACTGCTGGGCAGTGGAGGGGAATTTTGCCATATGACCAATGCGCTGCGTCTGGAAACCGCAGAGTTTTGCGTCCGTCATATTAACCGCCGTATTCCAGTACTATTAGGTATTAGCAGCACCAGCACGCAGGAAGTGATTGAGTATGGTCAGCATGCCGACCGACTCGAAGTCGATGCCGTGCTGGTACTCAATCCCTACTATGCCAGATTGACCGATGAGTATATTTATCATCATTTCAAAACCGTGGCTAATAACATAAAAAGCCCGGTGATTCTCTACAACTTTCCAGCATTGACGGGACAGGACCTTAGCGTTGATTTAATTACCCGGCTGGCGCAAGATCACCCCAATATTATCGGCATTAAGGATACCGTTGATAATATCAGCCATATTCGTGAAATCATCAATAATGTCAGGCCAGTGCGTCCGGACTTCGTTATTTTCTCCGGCTATGATGAATATATGATGGATACGCTTATCTTAGGCGGCAACGGCGGGATCCCAGCGACAGCGAACTTTGCGCCACAGCTAACCTGCGGGATCTACCGCGCGTGGTGTGAAAAAGAGTATGAGACCATGTTCGGATTACAGCGCAGGCTGTCCGCGCTTTCCACTATTTACAGCCTGGATTCACCTTTCTTCGGGATAATCAAAAAGGCAATTCAGCTTAGCGGAGTCGATATTTCAACTCATGTAATGCCCCCCGTTTTGCCGGCAAATGAAGAACATATTTCGAATTTGAAGCAGATCTTACAGCGTGCGGGACTTTAAGCGATGACGAAAGCGGGCTTCTTGCCCGCTATGTCTTTTTATTTCAGCACATCAGACGCGTCAGGCTACGGCTGGCATCCATCATCAGCGTAGCAAGCGACTCGCGTTTATCATCGGGGATCTGGAACGTAACGCCGGATACGCTCAGGGCGGCGATCACTTTCCCCTGCGTATTGAATACCGGCACCGCAATGCAGCGCACGCCAAGGGAGTCTTCTTCGTTATCATAACCCCAGCCGCGACGGCGAATTCCTGCTAACTCCTGCTTAAGGATATTCACATCCGTGATCGTCGTATCCGTAAAACGCGTTAATATCTGATCTGGAGGCAGCAACTCCTCCAGCTCTTCCCCGCTAAGCCATGCAATCAGCACCTTTCCCAGCCCTGAGCTATGTAATGAGAGGCGCTTGCCCTCCCAGCTTCGAATCACAATAGCCTGTGGGCTTTCGACTTTCAGAAGGTAAATAGGGGCATCGCCCTCCAGAACGCCAAGATGGCAGGTCAGGCCGGTGTTATCGCGAATCTCTTCAAGAATCGGTAACGCGATTTTTTTAATATCGTACTGTTCCGCCGCTTTATTACCTAATTCATACAGGCGTAGCCCCAGATAATACTTGTCTTTTTCCTGGCGTAATAACCCATGCTCCACCATGCCGTTGAGCAAAGATGAGGTACTGCTTTTCGCAATCCCTGAATTTTGATGGATCTGGGTAAACGTTGCGCCATCGCACTCCAGAAGGTAAGCAAATACGCGCATAATTTTATCGAGAGCCGGAATAGATGTCGTAATCTTTTTCATATTATTATCAATTAATTATGGATTTTTCTGCTAATACTATACACCAGTACTCGACCCTTTTTCCATGACAGAGACCAAGTGCCGCTAACAGATTCAGCAGACGAATATCGGCATACCCCCCGAATATACCACGATAAAAAACGGGGCCGTTTGGCCCCGTTCTCAAGCGTTAAACCGCTACAACCGCACCGGATCAATATGCCAGATATTTTCGGCATACTCTTTGATGGTTCTGTCCGATGAGAAGTAGCCCATATTGGCAATGTTGAGCATCGCTTTCGTCGTCCATTCTTCCGGGCGACGATACAACTCATCCACCTTATCCTGGCAGTCCACGTAGCTGCGGTAGTCCGCCAGCACCTGATAGTGATCGCCAAAGTTAATCAGCGAATCTACCAGATCGCGGTAACGGCCTGGCTCTTCCGGATTAAAGACGCCGCTACCAATCTGCGTCAGTACCTGATGTAGCTCTTCATCTTTTTCATAATAGTCGCGAGGCTTATAACCCTGCCTGCGCAACGCTTCCACCTCTTCGGCAGTATTACCGAAGATAAAGATATTCTCCTCGCCGATATGCTCCTGCATCTCTACGTTCGCGCCATCCAGCGTACCAATGGTGAGCGCGCCGTTCAGGGCAAATTTCATATTACTGGTGCCGGAAGCTTCTGTCCCTGCCAGCGAAATCTGCTCAGACAGGTCGGCAGCGGGAATGATCACCTGCGCCAGGCTGACGCTGTAGTTCGGGATAAACACTACTTTCAGCTTGTCGCCAATCTGCGGATCGTTGTTAATCACTTTCGCCACGTCGTTGATCAGATGAATAATGTGTTTTGCCATGTAATAGGCGGAAGCCGCCTTACCGGCAAAAATATTCACCCGCGGCACCCAGTCGGCCTCCGGATTTTCTTTAATGCGGTTATAGCGGGTAATGACATGCAGTACATTCATCAACTGCCGCTTGTATTCGTGAATACGCTTAATCTGCACGTCGAATAACGCTTTAGGGTTCACCACCACATTCAGTTGTTGCGCTATCACTACCGCCAGCCGTTTTTTATTTTCCAGCTTCGCCTGACGCACCGCATGATTGACCAGCGGATAATCACAATGCTGCTTCAGCTCGCTGAGCTGGCTAAGATCGGTACGCCAGGTACGACCAATATTCTCATCCAGCACGTCAGAAAGCGGCGGGTTTGCCAGCGCCAGCCAGCGGCGCGGCGTAACGCCGTTAGTGACGTTACAAAAACGGGTCGGGAAAATCTTCGCAAAATCCGCGAACAGCGACTGCACCATCAGGTTGGAATGGAGTTCAGAAACGCCGTTGACTTTATGGCTGACCACCACCGCCAGCCAGGCCATCCGTACCCGGCGACCGTTCGACTCATCAATAATCGACGCGCGTCCAAGCAGGCTGGTATCGTTGGGATATTGCTCCTGCACCGTTTTCAGGAAATAGTCGTTAATCTCGAAGATAATCTGCAGGTGACGGGGCAGAATTTTCCCCAGCATATCGACAGGCCAGGTCTCCAGCGCCTCGCTCATCAACGTATGGTTGGTATAAGAGAAGACCTGACAGCACACCTCAAACGCGTCGTCCCAGCTAAATTTATGTTCATCAATCAGCAGGCGCATCAGCTCAGGAATTGACAGCACCGGATGCGTATCATTGAGGTGAATGGCGATTTTATCCGCCAGATTCTCATAGGTTTTATGCAGTTGATAATGACGGTGCAGGATATCCTGTACCGTCGCCGAGACCAGAAAATACTCCTGGCGCAGGCGTAGCTCTCGTCCGGAATAGGTGGAATCGTCCGGATAGAGCACCCGTGAAACGTTCTCAGAGTGGTTTTTATCTTCCACCGCCGCAAAGTAGTCGCCCTGGTTGAATTTACCGAGGTTGATTTCACTACTGGCCTGCGCATTCCACAGCCGCAGTGTGTTAGTGGCGTCGGTGTCGTAACCGGGGATGATCTGATCATACGCGACGGCCAGAATCTCTTCCGTCTCAATCCAGCGCGCTTTTTTACCTTCCTGCTGAATGCGCCCGCCAAAAAGCACCTTATAGCGCGTATTGTGGCGCTTGAACTCCCACGGGTTGCCATATTCCAGCCAGTAATCCGGAGACTCTTTTTGCCGCCCGTCGACAATATTCTGCTTAAACATGCCGTAATCGTAGCGAATGCCGTACCCGCGGCCCGGTAATCCTAGCGTCGCCAGCGAGTCCAGGAAGCAAGCCGCCAGCCGTCCTAAGCCGCCGTTGCCAAGCCCTGGGTCATTCTCTTCATCGATCAGCTCTTCGAGATCTAAGCCCATGGCCTCCAGCGCGCCTTTAACGTCGTCATAAATGCCCAACGAGAGCAGCGCGTTAGAGAGAGTACGACCAATCAAAAACTCCATCGACAGGTAATAAACCTGCCGGGTTTCCTGCGATAATTGGGCTCGATTAGAACGCAGCCAGCGCTCCACCAGACGATCGCGCACCGCGAACAACGTGGCGTTCAGCCATTCGTGTTTATTGGCAATGACCGGGTCTTTACCAATCGTAAACATCAGCTTATAGGCAATAGAATGCTTAAGCGCCTCAACGCTGAGAGTGGGCGATGCATAAGTAAACGGAGCATTCATATAAATGATTCCTGGATGACTATTTCAAGCGATAGTACAGCTCGCGGTATGATTTCGCGGCAACTTGCCAGCTAAAATCCATCGCCATCGCCTGCCGTTGTACAAACCGCCAAAGCGAAGGCCGTGACCACAACACAAAAGCACGCCGAATCGCGCGTAGCAACGACCAGGCATTACTGTCTTCAAAGACAAAACCGCTGGCGATACCGTCCGCCAGATTTTCCAGCGAACTGTCGGAGACCGTATCGGCCAACCCCCCGGTACGCCGCACCAGAGGCAGCGTGCCATACTTTAAGCCATATAACTGCGTTAAGCCGCACGGTTCGAAACGACTGGGCACCAGAATAACGTCCGCGCCGCCCATAATGCGATGCGAGAAAGCTTCGTGATAGCCGATCTGTACGCCAACCTGCCCTGGGTGTTCCGCCGCCGCCGCGAGGAACCCTTCCTGAAGCACCGGATCGCCCGCGCCGAGTAGCGCCAACTGCCCGCCCTGCTCCAGCAGCCCCGGTAACGCCTCCAGCACCAGATCCAGACCTTTCTGGTTGGTCAGACGGCTTACCACGGCGAACAGCGGCACTTTGTCGTTAACCTTCAACCCCATCGCAATTTGTAGCTGACGTTTGTTTTCCGCCTTCTCTTCCAGGGTATCGCGCGTGTAGCGCGACGCCAGCAGCAGATCGGATTCCGGGTTCCAGATCTTCTCATCCACGCCGTTCAGTATGCCGGACAAGCGCCCTTCCAGATGACGCTGACGCAGCAGGCCTTCCATACCATAAGCAAACTGCGGTTCAGTAATTTCACGCGCATAGGTCGGGCTCACCGCCGTTATATGGTCGGCATAGTACAAACCGGCCTTCAAAAAGGAGAGTTGTCCGTTGAACTCCAGCCCATGCATATTAAAGAATGACCACGGCAGTTCGATGTCATCCATATGCTTTGCATAAAACATGCCTTGATAGGCCAGGTTGTGTACGGTAAAGACCGATTTCGCCGGCCGCCCGCGCGCCGCCAGATAGGCGGGCGCCAGCCCGGCGTGCCAGTCATGGGCGTGCACCACGTCGGGGCGCCAGAATGGATCAAGTCCGCAGGCCATTTCACAGCCGACCCACCCTAACAGGGCAAAGCGCAGCACGTTATCGGTATAGGCATATAAATTCGTATCGTGATAGGGACTGCCTG
This DNA window, taken from Salmonella enterica subsp. enterica serovar Typhimurium str. LT2, encodes the following:
- a CDS encoding putative dihydrodipicolinate synthetase (similar to E. coli putative lyase/synthase (AAC73371.1); Blastp hit to AAC73371.1 (309 aa), 43% identity in aa 8 - 308), which codes for MTQITKFHGVFPPVPTIVNAQGELDKVGMATLLDHLIASKVNGVLLLGSGGEFCHMTNALRLETAEFCVRHINRRIPVLLGISSTSTQEVIEYGQHADRLEVDAVLVLNPYYARLTDEYIYHHFKTVANNIKSPVILYNFPALTGQDLSVDLITRLAQDHPNIIGIKDTVDNISHIREIINNVRPVRPDFVIFSGYDEYMMDTLILGGNGGIPATANFAPQLTCGIYRAWCEKEYETMFGLQRRLSALSTIYSLDSPFFGIIKKAIQLSGVDISTHVMPPVLPANEEHISNLKQILQRAGL
- a CDS encoding putative bacterial transcriptional regulator (similar to E. coli putative regulator (AAC75308.1); Blastp hit to AAC75308.1 (260 aa), 38% identity in aa 4 - 249) translates to MKKITTSIPALDKIMRVFAYLLECDGATFTQIHQNSGIAKSSTSSLLNGMVEHGLLRQEKDKYYLGLRLYELGNKAAEQYDIKKIALPILEEIRDNTGLTCHLGVLEGDAPIYLLKVESPQAIVIRSWEGKRLSLHSSGLGKVLIAWLSGEELEELLPPDQILTRFTDTTITDVNILKQELAGIRRRGWGYDNEEDSLGVRCIAVPVFNTQGKVIAALSVSGVTFQIPDDKRESLATLMMDASRSLTRLMC
- the glgP gene encoding glycogen phosphorylase (similar to E. coli glycogen phosphorylase (AAC76453.1); Blastp hit to AAC76453.1 (815 aa), 93% identity in aa 1 - 815), producing the protein MNAPFTYASPTLSVEALKHSIAYKLMFTIGKDPVIANKHEWLNATLFAVRDRLVERWLRSNRAQLSQETRQVYYLSMEFLIGRTLSNALLSLGIYDDVKGALEAMGLDLEELIDEENDPGLGNGGLGRLAACFLDSLATLGLPGRGYGIRYDYGMFKQNIVDGRQKESPDYWLEYGNPWEFKRHNTRYKVLFGGRIQQEGKKARWIETEEILAVAYDQIIPGYDTDATNTLRLWNAQASSEINLGKFNQGDYFAAVEDKNHSENVSRVLYPDDSTYSGRELRLRQEYFLVSATVQDILHRHYQLHKTYENLADKIAIHLNDTHPVLSIPELMRLLIDEHKFSWDDAFEVCCQVFSYTNHTLMSEALETWPVDMLGKILPRHLQIIFEINDYFLKTVQEQYPNDTSLLGRASIIDESNGRRVRMAWLAVVVSHKVNGVSELHSNLMVQSLFADFAKIFPTRFCNVTNGVTPRRWLALANPPLSDVLDENIGRTWRTDLSQLSELKQHCDYPLVNHAVRQAKLENKKRLAVVIAQQLNVVVNPKALFDVQIKRIHEYKRQLMNVLHVITRYNRIKENPEADWVPRVNIFAGKAASAYYMAKHIIHLINDVAKVINNDPQIGDKLKVVFIPNYSVSLAQVIIPAADLSEQISLAGTEASGTSNMKFALNGALTIGTLDGANVEMQEHIGEENIFIFGNTAEEVEALRRQGYKPRDYYEKDEELHQVLTQIGSGVFNPEEPGRYRDLVDSLINFGDHYQVLADYRSYVDCQDKVDELYRRPEEWTTKAMLNIANMGYFSSDRTIKEYAENIWHIDPVRL
- the glgA gene encoding glycogen synthase (glycogen synthase. (SW:GLGA_SALTY)), producing MQVLHVCSEMFPLLKTGGLADVIGALPAAQIADGVDVRVLLPGFPDIRRGIPDAHVVSRRDTFAGKISLLFGHYNGVGIYLIDAPHLYERPGSPYHDTNLYAYTDNVLRFALLGWVGCEMACGLDPFWRPDVVHAHDWHAGLAPAYLAARGRPAKSVFTVHNLAYQGMFYAKHMDDIELPWSFFNMHGLEFNGQLSFLKAGLYYADHITAVSPTYAREITEPQFAYGMEGLLRQRHLEGRLSGILNGVDEKIWNPESDLLLASRYTRDTLEEKAENKRQLQIAMGLKVNDKVPLFAVVSRLTNQKGLDLVLEALPGLLEQGGQLALLGAGDPVLQEGFLAAAAEHPGQVGVQIGYHEAFSHRIMGGADVILVPSRFEPCGLTQLYGLKYGTLPLVRRTGGLADTVSDSSLENLADGIASGFVFEDSNAWSLLRAIRRAFVLWSRPSLWRFVQRQAMAMDFSWQVAAKSYRELYYRLK